A genomic segment from Stenotrophomonas maltophilia encodes:
- the gspD gene encoding type II secretion system secretin GspD, with protein MNLRFLPWSFALALLVGCSTVSAPHVQRNGNLSPSADAGQAADVAADAARESQGAPQAVIRRGTGTMINREAARAPAPALHGASTGEATFNFEGESLHAVVKAILGDMLGQNYVIAPGVQGTVTLATPKPVSPAQALNLLEMVLGWNNARMVYSGGRYNIVAADQALAGTVAPSTAPAASARGFEVRVVPLQFISATEMKKVLEPYARPNAIVNVDSGRNVITLGGTRAELENYLRTVEIFDVDWLSGMSVGVFPIQSGKAEQVAADLEKVFGEESKTPSAGMFRFLPLENANAVLVITPQVRYLDQIQQWLDRIDTAGGSARLFSYELRYIKARDLAERLSEAFASSGNRGGSGPASLAPGAIPSQLGSDGDRGMDNSSSNLGSTLGGSSGSGSSNGSLNLPQRQPGNVSVSLEVEGDRVGVSAVEETNTLLVRSTPQAWRSIREVIEKLDVMPLQVHIEAQVAEVALTGDLKYGVNWFFDNAVAGRTLTGALSGLTLPPAAAGAWSTFAGGVTGNDGVGWAFTGHNAAAVVSALDKVTDLRLLQTPSVFVRNNAEATLNVGDKVPINTTTVNTGVGTSTYSSVQYIDTGVILKVRPRVTRDGTVFLDIVQEVSSASDVPEACNPTERNCNPRISTKKLSTEAAVQSGDTIMLAGLITDSATDGSSGIPGLSRIPVVGALFGQKTRTSRRSEVIVLLTPTIVRNSQESRNLTDEYSKRFRAMEPLNQPRAKK; from the coding sequence ATGAACCTGCGTTTTCTTCCCTGGTCCTTTGCCCTCGCGCTGCTGGTCGGCTGCAGTACGGTGTCCGCGCCGCACGTGCAGCGCAACGGCAACCTGTCGCCCAGCGCCGATGCCGGCCAGGCAGCCGACGTCGCCGCCGATGCCGCCCGCGAAAGCCAGGGTGCACCGCAGGCGGTGATCCGCCGCGGCACCGGCACCATGATCAACCGCGAGGCCGCACGCGCGCCGGCGCCGGCACTGCACGGCGCCAGCACCGGCGAGGCGACCTTCAACTTCGAAGGCGAATCGCTGCACGCGGTGGTCAAGGCCATCCTCGGCGACATGCTTGGCCAGAACTACGTGATTGCACCGGGCGTGCAGGGCACGGTCACCCTGGCCACGCCCAAGCCGGTCTCGCCGGCGCAGGCGCTGAACCTGCTGGAGATGGTGCTGGGCTGGAACAACGCGCGCATGGTCTACAGCGGTGGGCGCTACAACATCGTCGCCGCCGACCAGGCGCTGGCCGGCACCGTCGCGCCGAGCACCGCGCCAGCGGCCAGCGCACGCGGCTTTGAAGTCCGCGTGGTCCCGCTGCAGTTCATCTCCGCCACCGAGATGAAGAAGGTGCTGGAGCCGTACGCGCGTCCCAACGCCATCGTCAACGTGGACAGCGGCCGCAACGTGATCACCCTCGGTGGTACCCGCGCCGAACTGGAAAACTACCTGCGCACCGTCGAGATCTTCGACGTCGACTGGTTGTCGGGCATGTCGGTGGGTGTGTTCCCGATCCAGTCGGGCAAGGCCGAGCAGGTCGCGGCCGACCTGGAAAAGGTGTTCGGCGAAGAAAGCAAGACGCCCAGCGCCGGCATGTTCCGTTTCCTGCCGCTGGAGAATGCCAACGCCGTGTTGGTGATCACGCCGCAGGTGCGCTACCTGGACCAGATCCAGCAGTGGCTGGATCGCATCGACACCGCAGGCGGCAGCGCCCGCCTGTTCTCCTACGAGCTGCGCTACATCAAGGCACGCGACCTGGCCGAACGCCTCAGCGAAGCCTTCGCCAGCAGTGGCAACCGCGGCGGCTCCGGCCCGGCCTCGCTGGCGCCGGGCGCCATCCCGTCGCAGCTGGGCAGTGACGGCGATCGTGGCATGGACAACAGCAGCAGCAACCTGGGCTCGACGCTGGGCGGGAGCAGTGGCAGTGGCAGCAGCAATGGCAGCCTGAACCTGCCGCAGCGCCAGCCCGGCAACGTCAGTGTCAGCCTGGAAGTGGAAGGCGACCGCGTCGGCGTGTCTGCAGTTGAGGAAACCAACACCCTGCTGGTGCGCTCGACCCCGCAGGCCTGGCGCTCGATCCGCGAGGTGATCGAGAAGCTGGACGTGATGCCGCTGCAGGTGCATATCGAGGCACAGGTGGCCGAAGTCGCGCTGACCGGTGACCTGAAGTACGGCGTGAACTGGTTCTTCGACAATGCCGTGGCCGGTCGCACACTGACCGGTGCGCTCAGCGGCCTGACCCTGCCGCCGGCCGCTGCGGGTGCCTGGAGTACCTTCGCGGGCGGCGTGACCGGCAATGATGGTGTGGGCTGGGCATTCACCGGCCACAACGCCGCCGCCGTGGTCAGCGCACTGGACAAGGTGACCGATCTGCGCCTGCTGCAGACGCCATCGGTGTTCGTGCGCAACAACGCCGAAGCCACGCTCAACGTCGGCGACAAGGTGCCGATCAACACCACCACGGTGAACACCGGCGTGGGCACCAGCACCTACAGCTCGGTGCAGTACATCGACACCGGCGTGATCCTCAAGGTGCGCCCGCGGGTGACCCGCGATGGAACCGTGTTCCTGGACATCGTGCAGGAAGTCAGCAGTGCTTCGGACGTGCCGGAGGCCTGCAACCCGACCGAGCGCAACTGCAACCCGCGCATCTCGACCAAGAAGCTGTCCACCGAAGCGGCGGTGCAGAGCGGCGACACCATCATGCTGGCAGGCCTGATCACCGATTCGGCCACCGACGGCAGCAGCGGCATCCCGGGGCTGAGCAGGATCCCGGTGGTCGGTGCGTTGTTCGGGCAGAAGACCCGCACCAGTCGTCGTTCGGAAGTGATCGTGCTGCTGACCCCGACCATCGTCCGCAACAGCCAGGAATCGCGCAACCTGACCGACGAGTACAGCAAGCGTTTCCGTGCAATGGAGCCGCTGAACCAGCCGCGCGCGAAGAAGTAA
- a CDS encoding PilN domain-containing protein — MTAWQDSLRQVQGRIGPGAGRFLRWWRQSLLAWVPVRWQWALGWGQARLLLQHEGDQLQVWREAGDRREAVARLPWPLSPVELDRVLEPRLRSLPRVWLLPAADVLRRSLRLPAAAADRLRAVVGFEIDRQTPFESSQVSYDVRELGAGGEGQLQVELVAWPLRQLEAWRTRVGPWADALAGVDAIDAQGNVLQVNLLPPAQRQLRPDPMRRWNLLLAVAAVVMLVLAAVQLLDNRQAAADELRAQVERSARSARGVASERAQLQALIDGAAFLEKQRSQRAGTVEIWNELTRRLPEGTYLEKLAIENNNLQLIGLSREASQLVQLLQDAPQWRKVNLTGVLQADGAASGRDRFTMTAELQPLPAAAPTPEAANADAKRTP, encoded by the coding sequence ATGACGGCGTGGCAGGACAGTCTGCGGCAGGTGCAGGGCCGGATCGGCCCGGGCGCTGGCCGTTTCCTGCGCTGGTGGCGCCAGTCGCTGCTGGCCTGGGTGCCGGTGCGCTGGCAATGGGCACTAGGCTGGGGCCAGGCACGCCTGTTGCTGCAGCATGAGGGTGACCAGCTGCAGGTCTGGCGTGAAGCCGGTGACCGCCGTGAAGCGGTGGCGCGGCTGCCGTGGCCGCTGTCGCCCGTGGAACTGGACCGCGTGCTGGAGCCCCGCCTGCGCAGCCTGCCCCGGGTGTGGCTGCTGCCCGCGGCGGACGTGCTGCGGCGCAGCCTGCGCCTGCCCGCTGCAGCGGCCGACCGCCTGCGTGCGGTGGTCGGTTTCGAAATCGACCGGCAGACCCCATTCGAATCGTCCCAGGTCAGTTATGACGTGCGTGAACTCGGCGCGGGCGGCGAAGGGCAGCTGCAGGTCGAACTGGTGGCGTGGCCACTGCGGCAACTGGAAGCATGGCGCACCCGCGTGGGCCCATGGGCCGATGCGCTGGCCGGTGTCGATGCCATCGATGCGCAGGGCAACGTGCTGCAGGTGAACCTGCTGCCGCCCGCGCAGCGCCAACTGCGGCCAGACCCGATGCGGCGCTGGAACCTGCTGCTGGCAGTGGCTGCCGTCGTGATGCTGGTATTGGCCGCGGTACAGCTGTTGGACAATCGCCAGGCCGCTGCCGACGAACTGCGTGCGCAGGTCGAGCGCAGCGCGCGCAGTGCACGTGGCGTGGCCAGCGAACGCGCGCAGCTGCAGGCGCTGATCGATGGCGCCGCATTCCTGGAGAAGCAGCGCAGCCAGCGCGCCGGTACGGTAGAGATCTGGAACGAACTGACCCGGCGCCTGCCGGAAGGCACCTACCTGGAAAAGCTGGCGATCGAGAACAACAACCTGCAGCTGATCGGCCTGAGCCGCGAGGCATCGCAGCTGGTGCAGCTGCTGCAGGACGCACCTCAGTGGCGCAAGGTCAACCTGACCGGAGTGCTGCAGGCTGATGGCGCGGCCAGTGGCCGCGACCGCTTCACCATGACCGCCGAACTGCAGCCGTTGCCCGCCGCAGCACCGACCCCGGAGGCGGCCAATGCCGATGCCAAGCGCACGCCGTGA
- the gspE gene encoding type II secretion system ATPase GspE, with product MNALAATVTDDAEGRILDALLARGRLKEGDLARARPLHAEAGGSLLGLLVRLGLVSERDQAQASAEVLGLPLLEGKQVPEAPPQALAEGLPLSLRFLKQFHVCPLELNEHGVRLWLADAHDAYPQQAVQLALGVPVTPVLGMRAEIDDLVERWFGQGRSAMGAIVETADGEGGAVDDIEHLRDLASEAPVIRLVNLVIQRAVELRASDIHVEPFESRLKVRYRVDGVLVEGESPPANLTAAVISRIKIMARLNIAERRLPQDGRIMLRVQGKELDLRVSTVPTAHGESVVMRLLDRETVVFDFHRLGFTDAFLPQFRKVLEQPHGILLVTGPTGSGKTTTLYTALSQLNTADVKIITVEDPVEYQIEGINQIQAKPQIGLDFANALRSIVRQDPDIIMIGEMRDLETARIAIQSALTGHLVLSTLHTNNAAGGITRLLDMGVEDYLLTSTINGILAQRLVRRLEPTHAERYAASPEEIERFELRRLQPEGPIHLYRPKPSALAPTGYLGRTTIMEFLVMNDALRRAVMRRDGMGEIERIAREAGMRTMYEDGLSKALSGQTTIEEVLRVTEES from the coding sequence GTGAACGCGCTCGCTGCAACCGTTACCGACGACGCCGAAGGCCGCATCCTGGATGCGCTGCTGGCGCGCGGCCGGCTCAAGGAAGGCGACCTGGCACGCGCACGGCCGTTGCATGCCGAGGCCGGCGGCAGCCTGCTGGGCCTGCTGGTGCGCTTGGGCCTGGTGTCTGAACGCGACCAGGCACAGGCCAGCGCCGAGGTGCTGGGCCTGCCGCTGCTGGAGGGCAAGCAGGTGCCGGAGGCGCCGCCGCAGGCGCTGGCCGAGGGACTGCCGCTGTCGCTGCGCTTCCTGAAGCAGTTCCACGTGTGCCCGCTCGAGTTGAATGAACACGGGGTACGGCTGTGGCTGGCCGATGCCCATGACGCCTATCCACAGCAGGCCGTGCAGTTGGCGCTGGGGGTTCCGGTGACACCGGTGCTGGGCATGCGTGCGGAGATCGATGACCTGGTCGAGCGCTGGTTCGGCCAGGGCCGCAGCGCGATGGGCGCGATCGTGGAAACCGCGGATGGCGAGGGCGGTGCGGTCGACGATATCGAGCACCTGCGCGACCTCGCTTCGGAAGCGCCGGTGATCCGCCTGGTCAACCTGGTGATCCAGCGTGCGGTGGAACTGCGCGCTTCGGATATCCATGTCGAACCGTTCGAGAGCCGGTTGAAGGTCCGCTACCGCGTCGATGGCGTGCTGGTGGAAGGCGAAAGCCCGCCGGCCAACCTCACCGCAGCGGTGATCAGCCGCATCAAGATCATGGCCCGGCTCAACATCGCCGAGCGCCGCCTGCCGCAGGACGGTCGCATCATGCTGCGCGTGCAGGGCAAGGAGCTGGACCTGCGCGTGAGCACCGTGCCGACAGCGCACGGCGAAAGCGTGGTGATGCGCCTGCTCGACCGCGAAACGGTGGTGTTCGATTTCCACCGGCTCGGCTTCACCGACGCCTTCCTGCCGCAGTTCCGCAAAGTGCTGGAGCAGCCGCACGGCATCCTGCTGGTGACCGGCCCGACCGGCTCGGGCAAGACCACCACGCTGTACACCGCGCTGAGCCAGCTCAACACCGCCGACGTCAAGATCATCACGGTCGAGGACCCGGTCGAATACCAGATCGAGGGCATCAACCAGATCCAGGCCAAGCCGCAGATCGGCCTGGACTTCGCCAACGCGCTGCGCAGCATCGTCCGCCAGGACCCGGACATCATCATGATCGGCGAAATGCGCGACCTGGAAACCGCGCGCATCGCCATCCAGTCGGCGCTGACCGGCCATCTGGTGCTGTCCACCCTGCATACCAACAATGCGGCCGGCGGCATCACCCGCCTGCTCGACATGGGCGTGGAAGACTACCTGCTCACCTCCACCATCAACGGCATCCTCGCCCAGCGCCTGGTACGCCGGCTGGAGCCGACCCATGCCGAGCGCTATGCCGCTTCGCCGGAGGAGATCGAGCGGTTCGAGTTGCGCCGCCTGCAGCCGGAAGGGCCGATCCACCTGTACCGCCCGAAGCCCTCGGCGCTGGCGCCGACCGGCTACCTGGGGCGTACCACCATCATGGAATTCCTGGTGATGAACGATGCGCTGCGGCGTGCGGTGATGCGTCGCGATGGCATGGGCGAGATCGAGCGCATCGCCCGCGAAGCCGGCATGCGCACCATGTACGAGGATGGCCTGTCCAAGGCGTTGAGCGGACAGACCACCATCGAGGAAGTGCTGCGCGTGACCGAGGAAAGCTGA
- the gspG gene encoding type II secretion system major pseudopilin GspG, translating to MIASRRPIRLSFTAARNQSGMSLLEIIIVIVLIGAVLTLVASRVLGGADRGKANIAKAQVQTVASKIDNYQIDTGKLPGTLNDLVTAPAGVGGWLGPYAKPADLNDPWGHALEYRAPGEGQPYELVSLGKDGKAGGSSVDADIRYQP from the coding sequence ATGATTGCCAGTCGCCGACCGATCCGCCTTTCCTTCACCGCCGCACGCAACCAGTCGGGCATGAGCCTGCTGGAGATCATCATCGTCATCGTGCTGATCGGCGCGGTGCTGACCCTGGTCGCCAGCCGCGTGCTGGGTGGTGCCGATCGTGGCAAGGCCAACATCGCCAAGGCGCAGGTGCAGACCGTCGCGTCCAAGATCGACAACTACCAGATCGACACCGGCAAGCTGCCGGGCACGCTCAACGACCTGGTGACGGCTCCGGCCGGTGTCGGCGGCTGGCTCGGCCCGTACGCCAAGCCGGCCGACCTGAATGACCCGTGGGGCCACGCGCTGGAGTACCGCGCGCCGGGCGAAGGCCAGCCGTATGAGCTGGTCAGCCTGGGCAAGGATGGCAAGGCCGGCGGCAGCAGCGTCGACGCAGACATCCGCTACCAGCCGTAA
- a CDS encoding general secretion pathway protein GspK, translating to MSRQGGAALVLVLWLIALMTALVGAFALTARVEHLQQRVLDDDARGQERARAGLEYALLRLSADPQRAPWRADGRSYRWQFDDASIEIKVLDENGKINLNLADAALLTAFLKALGEDDAQARQLAGAIIDWRDEDSLLQPGGGAEAQDYAAAGLPYGPRNKRFETLGELQRVLGMRGPLYRAMLPHLTLYSRQARPDPQFASAPVLTALGLDADMVMAQRAQQERDADSAGGTTTLASSSGTYSIESGATDSSGRRSVLQAVVRSGSGGVPGRTYTVLRWEQGMTAR from the coding sequence ATGAGCCGGCAGGGTGGGGCGGCATTGGTGCTGGTGCTGTGGCTGATCGCGTTGATGACGGCGTTGGTCGGCGCGTTCGCGCTGACCGCACGGGTCGAACACCTGCAGCAGCGCGTGCTGGATGATGACGCTCGCGGGCAGGAGCGTGCGCGCGCCGGCCTCGAATATGCCCTGCTGCGTCTGTCGGCCGATCCGCAACGCGCGCCCTGGCGTGCCGATGGCCGCAGCTACCGCTGGCAGTTCGACGACGCCAGCATCGAGATCAAGGTGCTGGACGAGAACGGCAAGATCAACCTGAACCTGGCCGACGCCGCGCTGCTGACCGCCTTCCTCAAGGCGCTGGGTGAAGACGATGCGCAGGCCCGGCAATTGGCCGGGGCCATCATCGACTGGCGTGACGAGGACAGCCTGCTGCAGCCGGGCGGTGGCGCCGAAGCGCAGGACTACGCCGCAGCCGGATTGCCCTACGGCCCGCGCAACAAGCGGTTCGAGACCCTGGGCGAACTGCAGCGGGTACTGGGCATGCGCGGCCCGCTGTACCGGGCGATGCTGCCGCACCTGACCCTGTACAGCCGCCAGGCACGGCCGGATCCGCAGTTCGCCAGCGCGCCGGTGCTGACCGCGCTGGGGCTGGATGCGGACATGGTGATGGCGCAGCGCGCACAGCAGGAGCGTGATGCAGATTCCGCTGGTGGTACGACAACGCTTGCCAGCAGCAGCGGCACCTATAGTATCGAGTCCGGTGCCACCGACAGCAGTGGACGCAGGTCGGTGTTGCAGGCAGTGGTACGCAGTGGCTCGGGCGGGGTTCCCGGGCGGACCTACACAGTGCTTCGCTGGGAGCAGGGAATGACAGCAAGATGA
- the gspM gene encoding type II secretion system protein GspM, whose amino-acid sequence MPMPSARRDRWLALALLLAVLGLAYLLLVHPWFTQPLRAIDADVAALRERESRVQAQLQQQPQIEQRLRATREALQQRPGFLREATAEAAAAALGARLQDAVAMASPGNRSCTISNRTPLTDNRRDAEFVRVAMQVRLRCGVAELATVLHSLETGSPRLFVDNLNLIAQRFQQSPNESGLGLDVSFELAGYLLPGAAADGTVPAPAAAPAPPASPAEAAPAPHPVPPSEGQEVADEA is encoded by the coding sequence ATGCCGATGCCAAGCGCACGCCGTGACCGCTGGCTGGCGCTGGCACTGCTGCTGGCAGTGCTGGGCCTGGCCTATCTGTTGCTGGTGCACCCCTGGTTCACCCAGCCACTGCGTGCGATCGATGCCGATGTCGCCGCCCTGCGCGAACGCGAGTCGCGCGTGCAGGCGCAGCTGCAGCAGCAGCCGCAGATCGAACAGCGCCTTCGCGCTACCCGCGAGGCACTGCAGCAGCGGCCGGGCTTCCTGCGCGAAGCCACTGCCGAAGCTGCCGCCGCTGCATTGGGCGCCCGGCTGCAGGATGCGGTGGCGATGGCCAGCCCGGGCAACCGCAGCTGCACCATCAGCAACCGCACGCCGCTGACCGACAACCGCCGTGACGCCGAGTTCGTGCGTGTCGCCATGCAGGTGCGCCTGCGCTGTGGCGTGGCCGAACTGGCCACCGTGCTGCACAGCCTGGAAACCGGCAGCCCCCGCCTGTTCGTCGACAACCTCAACCTGATCGCGCAGCGCTTCCAGCAATCGCCGAACGAATCGGGGCTGGGCCTGGACGTGTCCTTCGAGCTGGCCGGCTACCTGCTGCCTGGCGCCGCCGCCGATGGCACGGTACCGGCACCCGCTGCGGCACCGGCACCGCCTGCGTCGCCGGCCGAGGCCGCACCTGCGCCGCATCCGGTGCCCCCGTCCGAAGGACAGGAGGTGGCCGATGAAGCTTGA
- a CDS encoding general secretion pathway protein GspN, whose translation MKLEQISLRTGFLLALAGWAAAVWLATGFGLGSHLPGAGGDADAAPSLPSLPPLAAERMASADSYSAIGERPLFAEDRRPRPYLLGGSEPAASAALRLTGVLLTGDFGMATFTTEQNRSLRLRLNGEAVDGWQLVALQPRQATVIGPGGNQVLELVVFNGQGGEPPTVLRGANGAPPAGAIVVPPPAGAPPAPPPAATTPAPSPAGNTSAPAAAAAKTPPANNNGPSEAQMQAIRERIQARRRQLQQQQQQPSPPPGDGTNR comes from the coding sequence ATGAAGCTTGAGCAGATCAGCCTGCGTACCGGCTTCCTGCTGGCGCTGGCCGGTTGGGCCGCCGCCGTCTGGCTGGCGACCGGCTTCGGGCTGGGCAGCCATCTGCCGGGTGCCGGCGGTGATGCCGATGCCGCGCCATCGCTGCCATCGCTGCCGCCGCTGGCGGCCGAGCGCATGGCCAGCGCCGACAGCTACAGCGCCATCGGTGAGCGCCCGCTGTTCGCCGAAGACCGTCGGCCGAGGCCCTATCTGCTGGGTGGCAGCGAACCGGCGGCCAGCGCCGCGTTGCGCCTGACCGGTGTGCTGCTGACCGGCGATTTCGGCATGGCCACGTTCACCACCGAACAGAACCGCTCGCTGCGCCTGCGCCTCAACGGCGAAGCCGTGGATGGCTGGCAGCTGGTGGCGCTGCAGCCGCGCCAGGCGACGGTGATCGGCCCCGGTGGCAACCAGGTCCTCGAACTGGTGGTGTTCAACGGCCAGGGCGGTGAGCCGCCGACGGTACTGCGCGGTGCCAACGGTGCGCCGCCTGCAGGTGCGATCGTGGTGCCGCCTCCAGCGGGAGCTCCGCCGGCGCCGCCACCGGCCGCGACAACCCCAGCGCCGTCGCCCGCGGGCAATACGTCAGCACCTGCGGCCGCAGCTGCAAAAACACCACCGGCCAACAACAACGGTCCCAGCGAAGCGCAGATGCAGGCCATCCGCGAACGTATCCAGGCCCGTCGCCGCCAGCTGCAACAACAGCAGCAACAACCGTCGCCGCCCCCGGGCGATGGCACCAACCGATAG
- the xpsF gene encoding type II secretion system protein XpsF: protein MPNYRYKALNPHGEVFDGQMEAASEAELIARLQDQGHLPMETQLADAGAIGGSSWRNLLQQRPLQGAALLQFTQQLATLLGAGQPLDRALSILLGLPEDERSRRAITDIRDVVRGGAPLSTALERQHGLFSRLYVNMVRAGEAGGSLHETLQRLADYLERSRALQGKVINALVYPAILLVVVGGALLFLLGYVVPQFAQMYESLDVALPWFTNAVLQLGLFVRDWWVLLLVVPALVALFFERKARQPAFRLALDGWLLQRRGIGRLVGELETARLARTLGTLLRNGVPLLGALGIARNVLGNRALAADVETAADEVKNGAGLSLALSRGKRFPRLALQMIQVGEESGALDTMLLKAADTFEQDSARRIDRMLAAMVPAITLVLASVVGAVIVAVLVPLYDLTNAIG from the coding sequence ATGCCGAACTATCGCTACAAGGCGCTCAACCCGCATGGCGAGGTCTTCGACGGGCAGATGGAGGCGGCCAGCGAGGCCGAGCTGATCGCGCGCCTGCAGGACCAGGGCCATCTGCCGATGGAGACGCAGCTGGCCGATGCCGGCGCGATCGGCGGCAGCAGCTGGCGCAACCTGCTGCAGCAGCGCCCGTTGCAGGGCGCCGCATTGCTGCAGTTCACCCAGCAGCTGGCGACCCTGCTCGGTGCCGGCCAGCCGCTGGACCGCGCGCTGTCGATCCTGCTGGGGTTGCCCGAGGACGAACGATCGCGCCGCGCGATCACCGACATCCGCGACGTGGTGCGCGGTGGTGCACCGCTGTCCACCGCGCTGGAACGCCAGCATGGGCTGTTCTCGCGGCTGTACGTGAACATGGTGCGCGCCGGCGAAGCCGGTGGCAGCCTGCATGAAACCCTGCAACGCCTGGCCGACTACCTCGAGCGCAGCCGCGCGTTGCAGGGCAAGGTCATCAACGCGCTGGTCTACCCGGCGATCCTGCTGGTGGTGGTAGGCGGTGCGCTGTTGTTCCTGCTTGGCTACGTGGTGCCGCAGTTCGCGCAGATGTACGAGAGCCTGGATGTGGCGCTGCCGTGGTTCACCAACGCGGTGCTGCAGCTGGGCCTGTTCGTGCGCGACTGGTGGGTGCTGCTGCTGGTGGTGCCGGCGCTGGTAGCACTGTTCTTCGAGCGCAAGGCGCGGCAACCGGCGTTCCGGCTGGCGCTGGATGGCTGGCTGCTGCAGCGGCGTGGCATCGGTCGCCTCGTCGGCGAGCTGGAAACCGCACGGCTGGCGCGTACGCTGGGGACGCTGCTGCGCAATGGCGTACCGCTGCTGGGCGCGCTGGGCATTGCCCGCAACGTGCTGGGCAACCGCGCACTCGCCGCCGACGTGGAAACGGCCGCCGATGAAGTGAAGAACGGTGCCGGCCTGTCGCTGGCACTGTCGCGCGGCAAGCGGTTCCCGCGCCTGGCCTTGCAGATGATCCAGGTTGGTGAAGAATCCGGCGCGCTCGATACCATGTTGCTGAAGGCCGCCGATACCTTCGAACAGGACAGTGCCCGGCGCATCGACCGCATGCTGGCGGCGATGGTGCCGGCGATCACCCTGGTGCTGGCCTCGGTGGTGGGCGCGGTGATCGTCGCCGTGCTGGTACCGCTGTACGACCTGACCAATGCCATCGGTTGA
- a CDS encoding type II secretion system protein J: MRRRTAGFTLVEVMLATVLLAGGLALAFASVRSAMAVSQRGEQIAAESERMRAVESLLRRQLAGALRTPLEVPDPTREPIFFQGEEQRMLFAADLPGYLGRGGPYLHALQVDGRDGQQRLLLDLVLLQEGERIAENPPRPPEVLVENLKSVQLRYRGIDASTGQVTDWMPRWDDTRRLPMLVEIQIVPARGAPWPPLVVALRAGGSGGAR; this comes from the coding sequence GTGAGGCGCCGCACCGCAGGTTTCACCCTGGTCGAAGTGATGCTGGCCACCGTGCTGCTGGCCGGCGGCCTGGCATTGGCCTTTGCCAGCGTGCGCTCGGCGATGGCGGTCAGCCAGCGCGGTGAGCAGATCGCTGCCGAGAGCGAACGCATGCGCGCGGTCGAGTCCTTGCTGCGCAGGCAGCTGGCGGGCGCGTTGCGCACCCCGCTGGAGGTTCCGGACCCCACCCGCGAACCGATCTTCTTCCAGGGGGAGGAGCAACGCATGTTGTTCGCCGCCGACCTGCCCGGCTACCTCGGCCGTGGCGGCCCCTACCTGCACGCGCTGCAGGTCGACGGACGCGATGGCCAACAGCGCCTGCTGCTGGACCTGGTGCTGCTGCAGGAAGGCGAGCGCATCGCCGAGAATCCGCCGCGCCCGCCCGAGGTGCTGGTGGAGAACCTGAAGTCGGTGCAGCTGCGCTATCGGGGTATCGATGCCAGCACTGGGCAGGTGACCGACTGGATGCCGCGCTGGGACGACACCCGCCGACTGCCGATGCTGGTGGAGATCCAGATCGTACCGGCCCGTGGAGCGCCGTGGCCACCGCTGGTGGTGGCGCTGCGCGCCGGTGGCAGTGGAGGCGCGCGATGA
- the xpsI gene encoding type II secretion system protein XpsI produces the protein MKRRARGFTLLEVIIAFALLGLALTLLLGSLSGGAKQVRDAELRTRAVLHAQSLLAEAGVDAPLQVGSQQGDWEQGRYHWELQVQPWVEPRAGNVVQATSPGTPWLAELQLQVRWGDSEREQLRWRSLRLLPPDLENAR, from the coding sequence ATGAAGCGGCGCGCGCGTGGCTTCACCCTGCTGGAAGTGATCATCGCCTTCGCCCTGCTGGGCCTGGCGCTGACCCTGCTGCTGGGCAGCCTGTCCGGCGGCGCAAAACAGGTACGTGATGCCGAGCTGCGCACGCGCGCGGTGCTGCATGCACAGTCGTTGCTGGCCGAGGCCGGCGTCGACGCACCGCTGCAGGTGGGCAGCCAGCAGGGTGACTGGGAACAGGGGCGCTATCACTGGGAACTGCAGGTTCAGCCGTGGGTGGAACCACGCGCCGGCAATGTCGTGCAGGCCACGTCACCGGGTACCCCATGGCTGGCAGAGCTGCAATTGCAGGTGCGCTGGGGTGACAGCGAGCGTGAGCAGCTGCGCTGGCGCAGCCTGCGCCTGTTACCGCCCGACCTGGAGAATGCGCGGTGA
- the xpsH gene encoding type II secretion system protein XpsH, translated as MTYFLPRRVPRPRLHGRRATGLSLLEMLLVIALIAAIGLITAAGLSRGFAGMQLRSAGKDIANQLRMVRAQAIARGEPQRFVIEPARRRWEGANQRHGEVPAQLQVQFEGAAQLATAPGQGVIEFHPDGGSSGGRIRLQRDGAEWRVDVGWLTGEVRSGPWRAQ; from the coding sequence ATGACGTATTTCCTGCCGCGCCGGGTGCCACGCCCGCGCCTGCACGGCAGGCGCGCGACGGGCCTGTCGCTGCTGGAAATGCTGCTGGTGATCGCACTGATCGCGGCGATCGGCCTGATCACGGCCGCCGGCCTGTCGCGCGGTTTCGCCGGCATGCAGCTGCGCAGCGCGGGCAAGGACATCGCCAACCAGCTGCGCATGGTGCGTGCACAGGCGATTGCCCGCGGTGAACCGCAGCGCTTCGTGATCGAACCGGCACGGCGGCGCTGGGAGGGTGCCAACCAGCGCCACGGCGAGGTGCCGGCACAGCTGCAGGTGCAGTTCGAAGGTGCCGCCCAGCTGGCCACCGCGCCGGGGCAGGGGGTGATCGAATTCCATCCCGATGGCGGCTCCAGCGGTGGCCGCATCCGGTTGCAGCGCGACGGTGCCGAATGGCGCGTCGACGTTGGCTGGCTCACCGGCGAGGTCCGCTCCGGCCCCTGGCGGGCGCAATGA